AAGAGCTGATCAAAAAGCTCAAGCCCGACTGCCTGGAAGACTTGATCGCACTGGTGGCCCTGTTCCGTCCGGGGCCGCTGCAGTCGGGCATGGTGGATGACTTCATCAACCGTAAGCACGGCCGCGCCGAGCTGGCGTACCCGCACTCCGACTATCAGTACGAAGGGCTCAAGCCGGTACTGGCGCCGACCTACGGCATCATCCTGTATCAGGAACAGGTGATGCAGATCGCCCAGGTGATGGCCGGTTACACCCTTGGCGGCGCGGACATGCTGCGTCGTGCCATGGGTAAAAAGAAACCCGAGGAAATGGCCAAGCAGCGCGGCGGTTTCATTGAGGGTTGTGCCACCAACAATATCGACGCGGACCTGGCCGGTAACATCTTCGACCTGGTGGAAAAGTTCGCCGGTTACGGCTTCAACAAATCCCACTCCGCCGCCTATGGCCTGGTGTCGTACCAGACGGCGTGGCTGAAAGCCCATTACCCGGCGCCGTTCATGGCGGCGGTACTCTCGGCGGATATGCACAACACCGACAAGGTCGTGACCTTGATCGAAGAAGTGCGCACCATGAAGCTGCGCCTCGACGCGCCGGACGTGAACGCGTCGGAGTTCAAGTTCACGGTGAACGACGAAGGCCGCATCATTTATGGCCTTGGCGCGATCAAGGGCGTGGGTGAGGGGCCGGTGGAGGCGATCACCGAAGCGCGTCAGGATGGGCCGTTCAAGGACCTGTTCGACTTCTGTGCACGGGTCGACCTCAAGCGTATCAACAAACGTACCCTCGACGGCCTGATCCGCAGCGGCGCGCTGGACCGTCTTGGCCCGTATTTCCATGATGAGCCCAAGGCTTACCAGGCCAACATCGACCGTAACCGTGCCGTATTGCTCACCGCCATGGAAGAAGCGATCAAGGCTGCCGAGCAGACCGCCCGTACCCATGACAGCGGCCACGCCGACCTGTTTGGTGGATTGTTCGTCGAAGAAGACGCGGATGTGTACGCCAACCACCGCAAGGCCAAGGAACTGACCCTCAAGGAGCGTCTCAAGGGTGAGAAAGACACCTTGGGCCTGTACCTCACCGGCCATCCGATTGACGAGTACGAAGGCGAGATTCGCCGTTTCGCCCGTCAGCGCATCATCGACCTGAAACCGGCCCGGGATACCCAGACCGTCGCCGGCATGATCATCGCCCTGAGGGTGATGAAAAATAAGAAGGGCGACAAAATGGGCTTCATCACCCTCGACGACCGCTCGGGCCGGATCGAAGCGTCGCTGTTTGCCGACGCGTTCCACTCCGCCCAGTCATTGCTGCAGACCGATGCCATGGTGGTGGTGGAAGGGGAAGTCAGCAACGACGACTTTTCCGGCGGCCTGCGCCTGCGCATCAAGCGTGTAATGAGCATGGAAGATGCACGGACCAACCTGGCCGAAAGCCTGCGCCTGAAGGTCAAGACCGAGGCGCTCAAGGGCGATCAGCTACGCTGGCTGGGTGACCTGCTCAAGCGTCACCGTGGCGCATGCCCGGTGACCATGGAGTACACCGGCAACGACGCCAAGGCCATGTTGCAGTTTGGCGAGACCTGGCGAATTGATCCGGCTGACGGCTTGATTCAAGCATTGCGTGACCAGTTCGGCCGTGACAACGTCTTTCTCCAATACCGCTGATGGCCAGGCGCTTTCTTTTTCATGAAGAGCAGTCGCCTGATCTCGGCCAAACATTTAATCTCGACCTAAACGCGCCTCTCCCTTAAGGTAGAGCGCGAATAGACAACCGGCTGGCCAGGCACTCCTTGGCCGTCGACCCAAGACGGACGCTTATGAACCCGAATTTTCTTGATTTCGAACAGCCGATCGCTGACCTGCAAGCCAAGATCGAAGAACTGCGCCTGGTCGGCAATGACAATTCGCTGAACATCGGCGATGAGATCGCTCGCCTGCAAGACAAGAGCAGCACGCTCACCGAAGACATCTTTGGCAAGCTGACCAGCTGGCAGATCGCGCGCCTGGCTCGCCACCCGCGCCGTCCGTACACCCTGGACTACATTCAGCACATTTTCACCGAGTTCGACGAACTGCATGGCGACCGCCATTTCTCCGACGACGCGGCCATCGTGGGCGGTATCGCTCGGTTGGATGATCAGCCGGTGATGGTGATTGGCCATCAAAAAGGCCGTGAAGTGCGCGAAAAAGTGCGTCGCAACTTCGGTATGCCGCGTCCGGAAGGCTACCGCAAGGCTTGCCGCCTGATGGAAATGGCCGAACGCTTCAAGATGCCGATCCTGACCTTCATCGACACCCCGGGTGCCTACCCAGGTATCGATGCCGAAGAGCGCAACCAGAGCGAAGCGATTGCCTGGAACCTGCGCGTCATGGCACGCCTTAAAACCCCAATCATCGCCACCGTGATCGGTGAAGGTGGTTCCGGTGGTGCGCTGGCCATTGGTGTCTGCGACCAGCTGAACATGCTGCAATACTCGACCTACGCGGTGATCTCGCCGGAAGGTTGCGCCTCGATCCTGTGGAAAACCGCGGAAAAGGCGCCGGACGCTGCTGAAGCCATGGGCATCACCGCCGATCGCCTCAAGGGCCTGGGTATCGTGGACAAGGTCATCGCCGAGCCACTGGGCGGCGCTCACCGCGACCCGGCTGCTGCGGCCGCGACGATCCGCGCTGAGCTGGGTTCGCAACTGGCGATGCTCAAGAAGCTGGATAACGAAGCGCTGCTGGCCCGTCGTTATGAGCGCCTGATGAGCTACGGCCTGTAAGCCGACGCCGTGACTTAATGTGGGAGGGGGCTTGCCCCCGATAGCAGTGTGTCAGCCAATGCATAATTGACTGACACATCGCGGTCGGGAGCAAGCCCCCTCCCACATTTGCTTTGTGTATGCTCGGCCTACGTACTCCAGATTTTCGGCGGTAACCTGTGATGAAACTGGCCCTGCCCGCCAAGCTCCTGCAAGCCCTGACTCCCTGGCGCAACGCCCCGGCATGGCACGTCGCTTTTTCGGGTGGGCTCGATTCCACCGTCCTGCTGCATCTCTTGGCCTCTCTTGCAAACACTCCACCTCTGCGCGCTGTACATGTTCACCATGGCCTGCAAACTGCCGCTGACACCTGGCCCGGCCATTGTCAGCGCGTGTGCGACGGCTTGAACGTGCCCTTGCGGGTGATGCGCGTGCAGGTGCAGCCCGGCGCCAGCGTTGAACAGGCAGCGCGCGCTGCTCGTTATCAGGCCTTTGCCGAGACGACCGGGGCAGGGGAGGTGCTGTTCACCGGTCAACATCGTGACGATCAGGCCGAAACCCTGCTGTTCCGCCTGTTGCGCGGCACTGGAGTGCGTGGGCTTGCGGCAATACCTGCGCATCGCGCTTTGGCGCAGGGGCATCTGGTGCGGCCGCTGCTGGATATCAGCCGTGCCGAGCTGGAAACATATGCCCGAGAACACCACCTGAAGTGGATCGAAGATCCTTCAAATGCTGATCCACGTTTCTCCCGCAATTATCTGCGGCACCGTGTCTTCCCTGTTTTGGCGCAGCGCTGGCCTCAAGTGGTGCCCAGCCTGGCCCGCACGGCTGAGCACTTGGGCGAAGCCCAGGGCTTGCTCGATGAGCTGGCGGCTATGGACCTGCAAGGCGCTGATCAACCCTCGCTGGTTCCCTGGTTGCCTCTGCCTTCCCTGGCCCTTGCACCTTTGCGCGAGCTTTCCGACGCACGCCAGCGCAACGCCCTGCGCCATTGGCTGGCGCCACTGACCCGTCTACCCGACAGCAACCATTGGGCCGGCTGGTATTGCCTGCGCGATGCCAGGGACGATGCACAGCCCGTCTGGCGTCTGACCGACGGCGACTTGCACCGTAGCGGCGAGCGCATCTGGTGGCTGCCTTCTATGTGGACTGAGTTTTGCGACGCTTCGGTGAGCTGGCCCGATCCGCAAAAAACCCTGGAGTTACCCGGCAATGGCCAGTTGAAACTGATTGGCCAGGCGCCCGAAGGTCCGCTGCAAGTCCGATACCGCCAGGGCGGCGAAATCGTCGAAGTGCCAGGTCGCGGTCGACGTGACCTGAAGCGTCTGTTGAATGAGCGGGGTCTGCCCGGGTTCGTCCGTGGCAGATTGCCGCTGCTGTATCGGGGCGAGCAATTGCTGGCTGTCCCAACCCTTGCGGGGCTATGGGCCAGCGCGCCGGATGACTGGCAATTACATTGGATGCCACAGACCTGCGATCAAGGTTTGAGCTGATAGAGCCTTTCCGGTAGACTACGCTCCCTTCTTGATACAACTTCTGTGGATTCGCCTGAATCGCAGCAGTTGCCGATTACCAAGCAGTCTTTGCTGGGCGATTCCAAAAAATGTGTAGCGATCAACGTACCGGTGTTCCACTGCTGGTCTGTCACAACGCGGCGGTTTTTTTGAAAGGTGCACTGTGATTAATGCAGGTGATCGGGGGCTTCGGCCTCTCTTCGCTTTCCCCGGCGGCTCGGACCGCTTTAACGCAGACTTCTAGGGTTTTTCATGACGCGCTACATATTCGTCACGGGCGGTGTTGTTTCTTCATTGGGGAAAGGCATTGCCTCCGCTTCATTGGCGGCCATCCTGGAGGCGCGGGGGCTTAAAGTCACCATGCTCAAGCTGGACCCGTACATCAACGTCGACCCGGGCACCATGAGCCCGTTCCAGCACGGTGAAGTGTTCGTCACGCATGACGGCGCCGAGACCGACCTGGACCTGGGCCACTACGAGCGGTTCATCCGCACGACCATGACCCAGAACAACAACTTCACCACCGGCCGTGTCTACGAGCACGTGCTGCGCAAGGAGCGCCGTGGTGACTACCTGGGTGCAACCATCCAGGTGATCCCGCACATCACCGACGAAATCAAGCGCCGCATCATCAAGGGCGCAGGCGATGCCGACGTGGCGATGGTCGAGATCGGTGGCACCGTGGGTGACATCGAATC
This region of Pseudomonas sp. MUP55 genomic DNA includes:
- a CDS encoding acetyl-CoA carboxylase carboxyltransferase subunit alpha encodes the protein MNPNFLDFEQPIADLQAKIEELRLVGNDNSLNIGDEIARLQDKSSTLTEDIFGKLTSWQIARLARHPRRPYTLDYIQHIFTEFDELHGDRHFSDDAAIVGGIARLDDQPVMVIGHQKGREVREKVRRNFGMPRPEGYRKACRLMEMAERFKMPILTFIDTPGAYPGIDAEERNQSEAIAWNLRVMARLKTPIIATVIGEGGSGGALAIGVCDQLNMLQYSTYAVISPEGCASILWKTAEKAPDAAEAMGITADRLKGLGIVDKVIAEPLGGAHRDPAAAAATIRAELGSQLAMLKKLDNEALLARRYERLMSYGL
- the tilS gene encoding tRNA lysidine(34) synthetase TilS, whose amino-acid sequence is MKLALPAKLLQALTPWRNAPAWHVAFSGGLDSTVLLHLLASLANTPPLRAVHVHHGLQTAADTWPGHCQRVCDGLNVPLRVMRVQVQPGASVEQAARAARYQAFAETTGAGEVLFTGQHRDDQAETLLFRLLRGTGVRGLAAIPAHRALAQGHLVRPLLDISRAELETYAREHHLKWIEDPSNADPRFSRNYLRHRVFPVLAQRWPQVVPSLARTAEHLGEAQGLLDELAAMDLQGADQPSLVPWLPLPSLALAPLRELSDARQRNALRHWLAPLTRLPDSNHWAGWYCLRDARDDAQPVWRLTDGDLHRSGERIWWLPSMWTEFCDASVSWPDPQKTLELPGNGQLKLIGQAPEGPLQVRYRQGGEIVEVPGRGRRDLKRLLNERGLPGFVRGRLPLLYRGEQLLAVPTLAGLWASAPDDWQLHWMPQTCDQGLS